In Arthrobacter citreus, a single genomic region encodes these proteins:
- a CDS encoding sigma-70 family RNA polymerase sigma factor, which produces MKNCDAHLGYQPFSGKVKPSTFEECLSQYSRMIKTIIKKLHIYKNFDEYYQIGQIALWTAYQHYESEKGSFSSYAFFTVRGYLLNELSKAVKYDERNVVVDQCIEDATYYDDAFLLEDFMSLLDGLSLLQKQILVRRFYFNQEFIQIADKLNMNESSVRSSYRYALKKLRGSK; this is translated from the coding sequence ATGAAAAATTGTGATGCACACTTAGGATACCAACCTTTTTCGGGAAAAGTAAAACCTAGTACATTTGAGGAATGTTTAAGTCAATATTCTCGTATGATTAAAACAATTATAAAAAAGCTACACATTTATAAAAACTTTGATGAATATTATCAAATTGGACAAATCGCTTTATGGACAGCGTATCAACACTATGAAAGCGAAAAAGGGAGTTTTTCTAGTTATGCTTTTTTCACTGTGAGAGGCTATTTACTTAACGAGCTATCTAAAGCTGTTAAATATGATGAACGAAACGTTGTCGTCGATCAGTGTATTGAAGATGCAACATATTATGATGATGCATTTCTACTTGAGGATTTTATGAGCTTACTTGATGGACTCTCTCTCCTACAAAAGCAAATTTTAGTTAGACGCTTTTATTTCAATCAAGAATTTATCCAAATCGCAGACAAACTAAATATGAACGAATCTAGCGTCAGATCAAGCTATCGCTATGCATTAAAAAAATTAAGAGGATCAAAATAA
- a CDS encoding HAD-IA family hydrolase: MRYSTVIFDLDGTLLDTSEGIMVGASYTANKMGGPNLTSTQQKSFIGPSPFYSFMRECGYTESKAREAVEIYRKRYREKGQFEAKHYEFIQELLVTLKGKGYKTAVATLKRDDLAKDILLNFELVTYFDSINGIDEMDTLSKADIIQLCLKDLQQVDLSEVVLIGDSVHDAVGAENVGIDFIAVTYGYGFKSKEDVIQSKNVYIAETVKDIMKYLEL; encoded by the coding sequence ATGAGATATTCTACTGTTATATTCGACTTAGATGGAACCTTGTTAGATACTTCGGAAGGTATTATGGTAGGTGCTAGTTATACAGCAAATAAAATGGGCGGTCCAAATTTGACGTCAACACAACAAAAAAGCTTTATCGGTCCATCACCTTTTTACTCTTTTATGCGTGAATGTGGCTATACCGAAAGTAAAGCCAGAGAAGCTGTAGAAATCTATCGAAAGAGATACAGAGAAAAAGGTCAATTTGAAGCAAAGCATTATGAGTTTATACAAGAGTTATTAGTTACCTTAAAAGGGAAAGGGTATAAAACAGCAGTAGCTACCCTTAAAAGAGATGATTTAGCAAAAGATATTTTATTAAATTTTGAATTAGTGACGTACTTTGACTCAATTAATGGGATTGATGAGATGGATACACTTAGCAAAGCAGACATAATACAGTTATGTCTAAAAGATTTACAACAGGTTGACCTGTCAGAAGTTGTTTTAATAGGTGATAGTGTTCATGATGCAGTTGGTGCCGAAAATGTAGGAATTGATTTTATTGCGGTAACATACGGATATGGATTTAAAAGCAAGGAGGATGTTATTCAAAGTAAAAATGTATATATCGCGGAAACCGTTAAGGATATTATGAAATACTTAGAATTGTAA
- a CDS encoding LytR family transcriptional regulator has product MLIRLGLTLIGLVVVAGITGMFIYHQVESTGKVIYQPIKKTTRRPEPVNVIKKDPFSILLLGVDKREGDRGRSDSLMLLTVNPNTNTTKIISIPRDTRTLIVGKNKVDKINHAYAFGGVQMSVNTVEKLLNIPIDYYMEVNMEGFKDVVDAIGGVNVNNTLDFWNDGVHFKKGSLSLDGQDALSFTRMRHDDPRGDFGREERQRQIIEAVINQGARIENLLAYNDILKSIQHNLVTNFTLQEIYKIQKDYRQAGANIEQEQLQGSGEMIKGIYYYQVPEKNRLALSSDLRQQLELK; this is encoded by the coding sequence ATGCTTATAAGATTAGGTTTAACTTTAATTGGCTTAGTAGTAGTTGCTGGTATAACAGGTATGTTCATCTATCATCAAGTGGAAAGTACAGGTAAAGTAATCTATCAACCTATTAAAAAAACAACAAGAAGACCTGAACCAGTAAACGTAATAAAAAAAGATCCATTTTCTATTTTATTATTGGGTGTGGATAAACGTGAAGGAGATCGAGGGCGCTCTGATTCACTAATGTTATTGACAGTCAACCCTAACACGAATACTACTAAAATAATAAGTATTCCTCGAGATACCCGTACTTTAATTGTAGGAAAAAATAAAGTGGATAAAATTAATCATGCATATGCCTTTGGTGGTGTGCAAATGTCCGTTAATACTGTGGAGAAGCTCCTTAATATTCCGATAGATTATTACATGGAAGTAAATATGGAGGGATTTAAAGATGTTGTCGATGCAATCGGTGGCGTAAATGTGAATAATACACTAGATTTTTGGAATGATGGAGTCCATTTCAAAAAAGGATCACTTTCATTAGACGGCCAAGATGCACTTAGCTTTACTCGAATGCGTCATGATGACCCTAGAGGAGACTTCGGTAGGGAAGAAAGACAAAGACAAATTATTGAAGCTGTTATCAATCAAGGAGCAAGGATTGAAAATTTACTTGCCTATAATGACATATTAAAGTCAATTCAACATAATTTAGTAACAAATTTTACACTACAAGAAATATATAAAATTCAAAAAGATTACCGTCAAGCAGGTGCGAACATTGAACAAGAACAGCTACAGGGAAGTGGAGAAATGATTAAGGGAATCTATTATTACCAGGTTCCAGAAAAAAATCGTCTTGCGCTCTCAAGTGATTTACGTCAACAGCTTGAATTAAAATAA
- a CDS encoding DUF115 domain-containing protein, with translation MTLKERLIKNKFTYFFIYHISRTKTKLFNHVLPRSIFNLEKFFRVIRLNKDSHYEQMKILKNSHSDQRCFIVATGPSLKVEDLELLKDEVTISMNSICLVFDETDWRPTYYGIQDVGVFNLLQPAIEKYNLKYKFISNSISKQKRVTDGYFVFPLNLLNHMIPHKKYKTKFSDDAFKVIYDGYSITYSMIQLAVYMGFSEIYLIGVDCNYSLNSAQHFKDYGYRETSSEAVIRMISAYKQAKEYADRHQIKIYNATRGGMLEVFERVNLDEVLNMNENAQFLGKKSI, from the coding sequence ATGACGCTCAAAGAAAGATTAATCAAAAATAAATTTACATATTTTTTTATATACCATATAAGTCGAACAAAAACGAAGCTTTTTAACCATGTGTTACCGAGAAGTATTTTTAACTTAGAAAAATTCTTCAGAGTCATCAGGCTGAATAAAGATAGTCATTATGAACAAATGAAAATATTAAAAAATTCGCATAGCGATCAGAGATGCTTCATAGTAGCTACTGGTCCTAGCTTAAAAGTAGAAGATCTTGAACTACTAAAGGATGAAGTAACCATAAGCATGAATTCAATCTGTTTAGTGTTCGATGAAACGGACTGGAGGCCAACATACTATGGTATTCAGGATGTTGGTGTATTTAATCTGCTACAACCTGCCATTGAAAAATATAATTTAAAATATAAATTTATTAGTAATTCTATTTCGAAGCAAAAGCGAGTAACAGATGGCTACTTTGTCTTTCCTTTAAATTTGCTAAACCATATGATTCCTCATAAAAAATATAAAACAAAATTTAGCGACGATGCTTTTAAAGTAATCTATGACGGTTATTCTATTACATATTCTATGATTCAACTAGCAGTTTATATGGGATTTAGTGAAATTTATTTAATAGGAGTAGATTGTAACTATTCTCTTAATAGTGCACAGCATTTTAAAGATTATGGATACAGGGAAACCTCATCTGAAGCAGTCATTCGAATGATTAGTGCATATAAACAAGCAAAAGAATACGCTGACCGTCATCAAATTAAAATCTATAATGCCACAAGAGGCGGTATGCTTGAAGTATTTGAAAGGGTAAATCTCGATGAGGTTTTGAATATGAATGAAAATGCACAATTTTTGGGTAAAAAGTCTATTTAG
- a CDS encoding 4-hydroxy-2-ketovalerate aldolase: protein MNNIRLLDCTLRDGGYINNWNFGQKNIKKIIEKLAKSNIDIIECGFIRDVDLDHNKSIFNDVENIKEFISPKKKDITYVGMIDQPYISINKINDYDGMSIDGFRITFHENEKEIEEALSYGKLLMDKGYKVFIQPVGTTSYSDEKLLELIHKVNQLKPYAFYLVDTLGIMYKNNLLRMYHLIDHNLDESISIGFHSHNNLQLSFSNAQELLTLNTKRNIIIDSSVFGMGRGAGNLCTELVTQYINENIEEKYSVVSLLEIVDEHLSKFSTSSQWGYSVPYYIAAINNCHPNYASFLINKQTISVKAINTILKQLPTKKRDIYDELYVEDLYINHQIQFIDDSSNLEKLHQIIFNKKVLIIAPGRSIETEREKIDEFINEHNPYVFSVNFIPEQFEIDAIFMSNIKRFKSMKDSIKEIKNAISIITTSNIPNSIEPESLVVNYSDLLVDKISISDNAGLMLLNLLNRLSVSKVYLAGFDGFTLDKLTNYFSPELINNMEMEELVKKNKDIRKQLLLLEKTMKVNFVTTSIYSDSNLIIKI, encoded by the coding sequence ATGAATAATATTAGGTTACTCGACTGTACCTTACGCGATGGCGGTTATATAAATAATTGGAATTTTGGGCAAAAGAACATAAAGAAAATAATTGAAAAATTAGCGAAGTCAAATATTGATATTATAGAATGTGGATTTATTAGAGATGTCGATTTAGATCATAATAAATCAATCTTTAATGATGTAGAAAATATAAAAGAATTTATTAGCCCAAAGAAAAAAGACATTACTTATGTAGGTATGATCGACCAACCTTATATTTCAATAAATAAAATAAATGATTACGATGGCATGTCTATTGATGGTTTTCGGATAACGTTTCATGAGAATGAAAAGGAAATTGAAGAAGCTTTATCATATGGAAAGTTGTTAATGGATAAAGGGTATAAAGTTTTTATACAGCCAGTTGGTACTACTAGTTATTCTGACGAGAAACTTCTAGAACTTATTCACAAGGTAAATCAGTTAAAGCCATATGCATTTTATTTAGTCGATACACTTGGTATTATGTACAAAAATAATTTATTAAGAATGTACCATTTAATTGACCATAACTTGGATGAATCAATCAGTATAGGATTTCATTCACATAATAATCTCCAATTATCATTTTCAAATGCTCAAGAACTACTAACACTCAACACGAAGCGAAATATAATCATTGATTCATCAGTATTTGGAATGGGAAGGGGAGCAGGGAATCTTTGCACAGAGCTTGTAACTCAATATATTAATGAAAATATTGAAGAGAAGTACAGTGTAGTATCATTATTGGAAATTGTAGATGAGCATTTAAGTAAGTTTTCGACTTCTTCTCAGTGGGGATACTCAGTTCCATACTATATTGCAGCAATAAATAACTGCCATCCGAATTATGCATCATTTTTAATCAATAAGCAGACAATTTCCGTGAAGGCTATTAATACCATATTAAAGCAGCTACCAACTAAAAAAAGAGATATTTACGATGAGTTATATGTCGAGGACTTATATATAAACCACCAAATCCAGTTTATTGACGATTCAAGTAATCTCGAAAAATTACATCAAATTATATTCAATAAAAAGGTGTTAATAATTGCTCCTGGAAGGTCTATTGAGACGGAACGAGAAAAAATAGATGAATTTATTAACGAACATAATCCTTACGTTTTTAGTGTGAATTTTATTCCAGAACAGTTTGAAATAGATGCAATTTTTATGAGTAATATAAAGAGATTTAAGAGCATGAAAGACTCAATTAAAGAAATCAAGAATGCCATTTCAATTATCACTACATCAAATATTCCTAATTCTATAGAACCTGAGTCATTAGTAGTCAATTATTCTGACTTACTAGTAGATAAAATCTCGATATCTGATAACGCAGGTTTAATGCTACTCAATTTATTAAACCGGTTGTCAGTAAGTAAGGTCTACTTGGCTGGTTTTGATGGCTTTACATTAGATAAGTTAACAAATTATTTTTCTCCAGAATTGATTAACAATATGGAAATGGAGGAGCTCGTAAAGAAGAATAAAGATATAAGAAAGCAACTATTGTTACTTGAGAAAACAATGAAGGTGAATTTTGTTACGACTAGTATATATAGTGATTCAAATTTAATCATTAAAATTTAG
- a CDS encoding polysaccharide deacetylase family protein translates to MKKLIKETIRDIISTYYKRKFWKKLTLDIKNDNPSTTEANNRAKNLPYINKPGIAFSFDDSFRVNDWYKYGKDMFGHYDVKVTFNINAFHHHEGQREHTQEEIDRIIELQAMGHEIAHHGFRHKNATKYVNENGLCTWIENEIKTLFNWVEKQAHSKSKEKLKSPVTFAFPYSSYTENIVLEISPKYFKCVRGELNSTNLVSFNHTGFVPSICIDQVKLDDVNSIKKILKIAKEAGKNVIFMCHSILPNDVDWNDFGWGKKSEESGKWRISPDTMESIIKEAKKLDMEFYTTAEIGGVATFIDRNMEKAIREKLSNPFEQWISISKLNEITELDLSGKNISNLDGIQYFMNLERLNLSNNNISDFRLLDKLTKLNQLDVSNNPESMEYDHSKKIAKW, encoded by the coding sequence ATGAAGAAACTAATTAAAGAAACTATTAGAGATATTATTTCTACTTATTATAAAAGAAAGTTTTGGAAAAAGTTAACTTTAGATATTAAAAATGACAATCCTAGTACCACTGAAGCAAATAATAGAGCAAAAAATTTGCCATACATAAATAAACCGGGTATAGCATTTTCATTTGATGATAGCTTTAGAGTCAATGATTGGTATAAGTACGGAAAAGATATGTTTGGTCACTATGATGTAAAGGTTACTTTTAATATAAATGCCTTTCACCATCATGAAGGACAAAGGGAGCATACACAAGAGGAAATAGATAGAATAATTGAGTTGCAAGCAATGGGGCATGAAATAGCTCATCATGGCTTTAGACATAAAAATGCTACAAAATATGTTAACGAAAATGGATTATGCACATGGATTGAAAATGAAATTAAAACTTTATTTAACTGGGTTGAAAAACAAGCACATTCAAAGTCGAAAGAAAAACTAAAAAGTCCTGTTACTTTCGCATTTCCATATTCTAGTTATACTGAAAATATCGTTTTAGAAATTTCACCGAAATATTTTAAGTGTGTTAGAGGAGAATTGAATAGTACTAATCTAGTATCATTTAATCACACTGGCTTTGTACCATCAATTTGTATTGACCAAGTTAAATTAGATGATGTGAACTCGATAAAAAAAATATTAAAAATAGCAAAAGAAGCGGGCAAGAATGTAATCTTTATGTGTCATTCGATCCTTCCAAATGATGTGGACTGGAACGATTTTGGTTGGGGTAAGAAGTCAGAAGAGAGTGGGAAATGGAGAATATCACCGGATACAATGGAATCGATTATCAAAGAAGCTAAAAAGCTCGACATGGAGTTTTATACGACAGCAGAAATTGGAGGAGTAGCTACTTTTATTGATCGAAATATGGAAAAAGCAATAAGAGAAAAATTATCTAATCCATTTGAACAGTGGATTTCAATTTCAAAACTAAACGAAATTACAGAATTGGATTTAAGCGGAAAAAATATTAGTAATTTAGATGGAATACAATATTTTATGAATTTGGAAAGACTTAATCTAAGTAATAATAATATTTCCGACTTTAGACTTTTAGATAAACTCACTAAACTGAATCAGCTAGATGTTAGTAATAATCCTGAAAGCATGGAATACGATCATTCTAAAAAAATTGCAAAATGGTAA
- the lepB gene encoding signal peptidase I, with the protein MDASKVEEQKVVDDKNINTFRQSLIDWLKFFLILGVLLVILLNTVGLTKVSGFSMYPTLNDGDLVFVNKLERFTHDPELGDVAIMSLKSEGINIVKRIIGVPGDTVFIKSGIIYVNNKPVPEISTNGTSDDMAQITVPKNNLFVVGDNREPGISFDSRSKDFGFIPIKDIKGYVLISILPIHKIAKPLKV; encoded by the coding sequence ATGGATGCTTCAAAAGTTGAAGAACAAAAGGTAGTGGATGATAAGAATATAAACACTTTTCGTCAGTCATTAATTGATTGGCTAAAGTTCTTTCTAATTTTAGGTGTTCTTTTAGTTATTTTACTAAATACTGTTGGACTTACAAAAGTAAGTGGATTCTCAATGTATCCTACTTTAAATGACGGCGATTTAGTCTTTGTGAATAAATTAGAACGTTTTACACATGATCCTGAGCTTGGAGATGTAGCGATTATGAGTTTAAAAAGTGAAGGGATTAATATTGTAAAACGAATAATTGGAGTTCCTGGGGACACAGTCTTTATTAAAAGTGGAATTATTTATGTGAACAACAAGCCTGTTCCAGAAATTTCAACAAATGGGACTTCTGATGATATGGCTCAAATAACTGTTCCTAAAAACAATCTATTTGTTGTTGGGGACAACCGTGAACCGGGAATAAGCTTCGATAGTCGAAGTAAAGATTTTGGATTTATTCCGATTAAAGATATTAAAGGTTATGTACTTATTTCAATTCTACCTATTCATAAAATTGCGAAACCACTTAAAGTGTAA
- a CDS encoding ABC transporter ATP-binding protein, whose translation MIDTTKKLRLLFSKGEKKKFLLLFFMMIIAAALETFGIGVIVPFVGVVTNPSIIKEHASLHFLYKLFNFQSTTSFLIFSVCILLLVFIIKNIYILFFQYAQNRIILNQQVKLSRRLFEAYLSKPYIFHVQRNTSDLLRNVNIEVQSVFQGIVMNAFLLLTELLVIGCIIGLLLYTTALSTLVASILLGGSVFIFFKVFRKKVNKLSKEQQDVSGSMIKWVNQGLGASKEVKVSGKESFFADAYTTKSQINANIKRFQIMLEQSPRLFIETILVMIVLVMVLIIILQGKNTSNIVSTMALFGMAAFRLMPSINRVMAAITSIRFSKPALSVVYEDLLTNNETYQAHTNEKIDSHMYKIKAFTDSIELKNVSFRYPEQQEYNLKDISLSIPIGHSVAFIGESGAGKTTLVDMILGLFEPEKGSILVDGKNISEMKSLWQKKIGYIPQSIFLTDDSIRENVAFGIPKSQIDDLAVWNALEQAQLKGFVKSLPKGLDTPVGERGIRLSGGQRQRIGIARALYHNPEIIFMDEATSALDTETEKDIMTAIDGLKGEKTLIIIAHRLSTIKNCDTVFKMSKGRLISVEKKIGMSVI comes from the coding sequence TTGATAGATACTACGAAAAAACTACGTCTCTTATTTAGCAAAGGAGAAAAGAAAAAATTTCTTTTATTATTTTTTATGATGATCATTGCCGCAGCTTTGGAAACTTTTGGAATAGGAGTTATCGTACCTTTCGTAGGAGTTGTAACAAATCCTTCTATTATTAAAGAACATGCTAGTCTCCATTTTTTATATAAGCTATTTAATTTCCAATCGACGACATCTTTCCTAATATTTTCGGTATGTATATTACTATTGGTTTTTATTATTAAGAATATCTATATTCTTTTTTTTCAATATGCACAAAATCGAATTATTTTAAATCAACAAGTTAAGCTATCTAGGAGACTATTTGAGGCGTATTTATCTAAGCCATACATATTCCATGTTCAAAGGAATACTTCAGATTTACTTCGAAATGTAAATATAGAAGTGCAGAGTGTTTTTCAAGGCATTGTTATGAATGCTTTTTTGTTATTAACCGAACTACTCGTAATAGGATGCATTATTGGATTACTGCTATATACAACTGCATTATCAACTCTTGTTGCTTCCATTTTATTAGGAGGAAGTGTATTTATATTTTTTAAAGTGTTTCGAAAAAAAGTAAATAAACTTTCGAAAGAGCAACAAGATGTTAGTGGAAGTATGATTAAATGGGTTAATCAAGGTTTAGGGGCGAGTAAGGAAGTAAAAGTTTCTGGAAAAGAAAGCTTTTTTGCTGATGCATATACAACTAAAAGCCAAATTAATGCCAATATTAAACGTTTTCAAATAATGTTAGAACAATCACCTCGTCTTTTTATTGAAACCATTTTAGTAATGATTGTACTAGTAATGGTCTTAATTATTATTCTACAAGGTAAAAATACATCTAATATCGTATCTACAATGGCTTTATTTGGGATGGCAGCCTTTCGATTAATGCCTTCAATTAACCGTGTTATGGCTGCAATAACAAGTATTCGTTTTAGTAAACCGGCTTTATCTGTAGTTTATGAGGATTTACTTACTAATAATGAAACTTACCAGGCTCATACAAATGAAAAAATTGATTCACATATGTACAAAATCAAAGCATTTACAGATTCAATCGAACTAAAAAATGTTTCATTTCGTTATCCGGAGCAACAAGAATACAATTTAAAGGATATATCTTTATCAATTCCAATAGGTCATTCAGTAGCATTTATTGGTGAATCGGGCGCAGGGAAGACAACATTGGTCGATATGATCTTAGGATTATTCGAACCAGAAAAAGGCAGTATTTTGGTTGATGGCAAAAACATAAGTGAAATGAAATCTTTATGGCAAAAGAAAATTGGTTATATCCCACAATCAATTTTCTTAACTGATGATTCAATTAGAGAAAACGTGGCATTTGGAATACCAAAAAGTCAGATTGATGATCTTGCAGTATGGAATGCTTTAGAACAAGCTCAGTTAAAAGGGTTCGTAAAAAGTTTACCAAAAGGACTAGATACACCGGTAGGAGAGCGTGGAATCAGACTTTCGGGAGGACAACGTCAACGGATTGGAATTGCCCGAGCTCTATATCATAATCCAGAAATTATTTTTATGGATGAAGCGACCTCAGCATTAGATACCGAGACTGAAAAGGACATCATGACTGCAATTGATGGTCTAAAAGGAGAAAAAACGTTAATTATTATTGCACATAGATTAAGTACAATTAAAAATTGCGATACAGTTTTTAAAATGAGCAAAGGTAGACTAATATCAGTAGAAAAGAAAATTGGAATGTCTGTTATTTAG
- a CDS encoding 3-deoxy-manno-octulosonate cytidylyltransferase — translation MKMIGVIPARFNSSRFKGKPLADISGKPMIWWVHQQVKKVAELSEVYVATDDIRIQTVCEEHGIKTVMTSESHKTHLDRLYEVSTKIDADFYVNVNGDEPLIDSEAICKILPKDDVDPSANYVANLMTVLRNPLEAVDISKIKVVTDVYGYGLYMARSPIPYPKGTYEFNFKKFVGVQCFTKSALEFCYKAKRGPIEEAEDIDEFRFLENGQKIKFIEAEVTTLSVDTPKDLDKVRIIIKNRLECVV, via the coding sequence ATGAAAATGATTGGAGTTATTCCAGCAAGATTTAATTCTTCGAGATTTAAAGGTAAACCTTTAGCTGATATAAGTGGGAAACCAATGATATGGTGGGTACACCAACAAGTTAAAAAGGTCGCCGAATTAAGTGAAGTCTATGTTGCAACTGATGATATCCGAATTCAAACTGTTTGTGAGGAGCACGGTATTAAAACAGTGATGACGTCAGAAAGTCATAAAACACATTTAGATCGACTATATGAAGTTTCTACTAAGATAGATGCAGATTTTTATGTAAACGTAAATGGAGACGAACCATTAATTGATTCAGAAGCTATATGTAAAATATTACCGAAAGATGATGTCGACCCAAGTGCAAACTATGTAGCGAATCTTATGACAGTTTTAAGAAATCCACTTGAAGCGGTTGATATTTCGAAAATTAAAGTTGTTACTGATGTATATGGATATGGGTTATATATGGCAAGAAGTCCAATTCCGTATCCAAAAGGGACTTATGAATTTAATTTTAAAAAATTTGTTGGTGTTCAATGTTTTACAAAAAGTGCTTTAGAGTTTTGTTATAAGGCCAAAAGAGGCCCTATTGAAGAAGCGGAAGATATAGATGAATTTAGATTTTTGGAGAACGGGCAAAAAATTAAATTTATCGAAGCAGAAGTAACTACATTATCTGTTGATACCCCAAAAGATTTGGATAAAGTAAGAATCATTATTAAAAATCGACTTGAATGTGTGGTGTAA
- a CDS encoding helix-turn-helix domain-containing protein: protein MIGERIKKLRLQHGMSLTELAERAGIAKSYISSIERNLQSNPSIQVLEKIAGVFNTTAESLLKDDIDPTKIIDSEWMEILQEAIDSGIPKDELLKFIEFNKYKQGK from the coding sequence ATGATTGGAGAACGAATTAAAAAACTACGTTTACAACATGGAATGTCCCTTACAGAACTTGCAGAACGTGCTGGTATCGCTAAATCTTACATAAGTTCGATTGAACGGAATTTACAAAGTAATCCTTCGATTCAAGTACTTGAAAAAATTGCAGGCGTCTTCAATACAACGGCAGAAAGCCTCCTGAAAGATGATATTGATCCAACAAAAATAATTGATTCTGAATGGATGGAAATCCTTCAAGAAGCAATTGATTCAGGTATACCAAAAGATGAACTATTAAAATTTATTGAGTTTAATAAGTATAAGCAAGGTAAATAA
- a CDS encoding helix-turn-helix transcriptional regulator produces MIGKNINKIRKKRGLTLTQLAEQANISKSYLSNIEREINDNPSIHVMEKISKVLGVELKNLIEVKSENSFSPESEWLELAKELKESGIEIDILREYKTVFEFVKWKNTKVDF; encoded by the coding sequence ATGATTGGAAAAAATATTAATAAAATCCGTAAAAAAAGAGGGCTTACATTAACTCAATTAGCTGAACAAGCAAATATCTCAAAATCATATTTAAGTAATATCGAACGAGAAATTAATGATAATCCTTCTATTCATGTAATGGAAAAGATCTCAAAAGTGTTAGGGGTAGAATTAAAAAACCTAATTGAAGTAAAATCTGAGAATTCATTTTCTCCTGAAAGTGAATGGCTCGAATTAGCTAAGGAATTAAAAGAGTCTGGAATTGAAATTGACATCCTTCGTGAATATAAAACAGTTTTTGAATTTGTAAAATGGAAAAATACAAAAGTGGACTTTTAG